The Dokdonella sp. nucleotide sequence CGGCTTGCTCGTCACCTGGGACGATTTCGACGCGCTCGCGCAATGCGTGCCGCTGCTCGCGCGCGTCTATCCAAATGGCGACGCCGACGTGAACCAGTTCCACGCCGCCGGCGGCACCGCCTTCGTGTTTCGTGAACTGCTCGAAGCGGGCCTGATGCACGATCTCCCGACGATCGTCGACGGCGGCCTGCGCGCCTACACGCGCGAGCCGCGTCTCGACGGCGGAACCCTGAGCTGGGTCGATGGCGCAGCGAAGAGTGCCGACGCGAGCGTCGTGCGCGCTGTCGCCGATGCGTTCGAGCCGACCGGTGGCCTGCGCCTGGTCGACGGCAACCTCGGCCGGGCCCTGGTCAAGGTGTCGGCGGTGAAACCCGAGCGACGACGCATCGATGCCGTCGCCGTCGTCGTCGACGATCCGGCCGAACTGCGCGCTCGCCACAAGGCCGGTCGGCTGCCGCGCGACTTCGTTGCCGTGCTGCGCTGGCAGGGGCCGCGCGCGAACGGCATGCCCGAGCAGCACAGCCTGATGCCGTTGCTCGGCATGTTGCAGAACCAGGGGCGCCACGTCGCCCTGGTCACGGATGGGCGCCTGTCGGGCGCGTCCGGAAAGGTGCTGTCGGCGATCCATGTCACGCCCGAGGCCGCGCTCGGCGGTCCACTCGCGCGCGTACGCGACGGCGACCGCATCATCCTCGATGGCGACGCCGGTGTGCTGCACGTCGACGTCGACGTGCAGGAATGGAACACGCGCCTGCCGGCGCCGAGCACCGCGCCGCCCGGCGACGATCTCGGCCGCGTGCTGTTCGGCGCGAACCGCGCGCTGGCCGGCCCGGCCGACGAGGGCGCGCTGTCGATCACGTGCGGCGTGCCGTTCGCGGCCGGCGGTGGTGATGGTGCGCCGCATGAATCCGAATACGATATCGGTCGCATCGCCGCTCACGTACCGACCGAAGCGAAGGACGCCTGATGACCGCAACGCCCGTCGTGCAGCCACTGTTCCGTCAGGCGACCGAACTGCTGCGTGGCGCCGGCATCATGCCGGTCGTCACGGTCGAGCGGGCCGGGCAGGGTCGCTCGATCGCCCTGGCGCTCGCCGAAGGCGGTCTCGGCGCGATCGAAATCACCCTGCGCACGCCAGCCGCACTGGCCGCGATCTCGGCGGCCAAGCGCGACGTGCCAGGCATGCTGGTCGGCGCCGGCACCATCCTCGACCCGGCGCAGGCGCAGGACGCGCTCGCCGCCGGCGCCGATTTCATCGTCACGCCAGGTACGACGCCGGCGCTGGCCGAGGCACTCGCCGCCTTGCCGATCCCGTGCATCCCCGGCGCGGCGACGATCAGCGAGATGCTTGCCCTCGCCGCACTCGGCTTCGAATCGCTGAAGCTGTTCCCGGCCGTGCCGATTGGCGGCATCGCTCTGCTCAACTCCGTCGCCGGCCCGCTGCCGCAACTGCGCTTCTGCCCGACCGGTGGCATCGACGAAGCGAGTGCTCCGGCCTTCCTCGCCCTGCCGAACGTGGTCTGCGTCGGTGGCTCGTGGATGGTGTCGAAGGAATGGATTGCCGCCGGCCGCTTCGACGCGGTCACCGAATCCGCCGCCCGCGCCCGCGCCCTCATCGACGCCCGCCCGTCCGCGTAGGCAGCGCTCCGGGGCGAGTCTGATGGTGGCGATCCATGGCAACATCGCTGCTACGCCGAAGTTCGTCGCGCTCGATGATGAAGAAGTTCCTGCAACGTGCCTCCATGATGGCTATGCTGCTCGCTGCATCCGTGCAGGGGGCGACCACGGTGCAGT carries:
- the eda gene encoding bifunctional 4-hydroxy-2-oxoglutarate aldolase/2-dehydro-3-deoxy-phosphogluconate aldolase — translated: MTATPVVQPLFRQATELLRGAGIMPVVTVERAGQGRSIALALAEGGLGAIEITLRTPAALAAISAAKRDVPGMLVGAGTILDPAQAQDALAAGADFIVTPGTTPALAEALAALPIPCIPGAATISEMLALAALGFESLKLFPAVPIGGIALLNSVAGPLPQLRFCPTGGIDEASAPAFLALPNVVCVGGSWMVSKEWIAAGRFDAVTESAARARALIDARPSA
- the edd gene encoding phosphogluconate dehydratase yields the protein MNLDPRVEAVTERIRARSRRTRTAYLALVDAKREAPSRARMSCANLAHAFAACNAHDKAALRGVRGPNLGIVTAFNDMLSAHQPFERYPDLIREAARRCGATAQVAGGVPAMCDGVTQGRIGMELSLFSRDVIAQATAIALCHDMFDAALCLGVCDKIVPGLLIGALAFGHLPTVFVPAGPMTPGISNAAKVEVRERYAAGEATREELLAVEEGSYHGAGTCTFYGTANSNQILLEAMGLQLPGASFVNPGTALREALTIAAVERAAAITALGDDFRPLGHLVDERALVNAIVALLATGGSTNHTIHFVAVARAAGLLVTWDDFDALAQCVPLLARVYPNGDADVNQFHAAGGTAFVFRELLEAGLMHDLPTIVDGGLRAYTREPRLDGGTLSWVDGAAKSADASVVRAVADAFEPTGGLRLVDGNLGRALVKVSAVKPERRRIDAVAVVVDDPAELRARHKAGRLPRDFVAVLRWQGPRANGMPEQHSLMPLLGMLQNQGRHVALVTDGRLSGASGKVLSAIHVTPEAALGGPLARVRDGDRIILDGDAGVLHVDVDVQEWNTRLPAPSTAPPGDDLGRVLFGANRALAGPADEGALSITCGVPFAAGGGDGAPHESEYDIGRIAAHVPTEAKDA